The Candidatus Dependentiae bacterium genome includes a window with the following:
- a CDS encoding heavy-metal-associated domain-containing protein, whose protein sequence is MNLNNSDARSLSTIKTFTPLILILSIIMFFTIMRRFIYGWDAIAAMNDFMGSFFIVFSLFKIYNLHGFVEAFSMYDLIAKRSTMYAYAYPFIELCLGIAYLNGLFPIATNLATLFFMIVGSIGVAYELAQNKEIVCACLGAVFKLPMTYVTLIENISMAIMALCMLLYFYR, encoded by the coding sequence ATGAATCTTAATAATTCGGACGCGCGTTCTTTGAGCACCATAAAAACGTTTACGCCTTTAATACTAATTCTGAGTATTATTATGTTTTTTACAATTATGCGTCGCTTTATCTATGGGTGGGATGCTATTGCAGCGATGAATGATTTTATGGGGAGTTTCTTTATTGTTTTTAGTCTTTTTAAAATCTACAATTTGCACGGTTTTGTTGAGGCATTCTCTATGTACGATCTTATTGCAAAACGATCGACCATGTATGCGTATGCGTATCCATTTATAGAATTATGTTTAGGAATCGCCTATCTTAATGGTCTTTTTCCGATCGCTACCAATTTGGCAACTCTTTTTTTCATGATAGTGGGAAGTATCGGTGTTGCTTACGAACTTGCGCAGAATAAAGAAATAGTTTGTGCATGCCTTGGCGCAGTTTTTAAATTACCGATGACCTACGTTACGCTCATAGAAAATATTTCAATGGCGATCATGGCGCTTTGTATGCTCCTTTACTTCTACCGATAA